One Scyliorhinus canicula chromosome 12, sScyCan1.1, whole genome shotgun sequence genomic region harbors:
- the omgb gene encoding oligodendrocyte-myelin glycoprotein, with amino-acid sequence MDCFTLSSCFLALLCILPSNTATCPSGCSCKHNDRYVDCSGKGLTELPENIQDNIISLNISNNGIKDLGDKLKTFINLRYLNMSNNLLTHMPTEFPRALWEIYAASNRIKILKKEDTATQWNLRILDVSNNLIERAFLINNTLNSLTFLNFSGNRFWTVPTNMPYNLETLDLSHNNLLNIIPDTFHQGGLSKLYLNNNSFTFIPNGTFDQLINLRLITLYGNLWECNSRNSLFYLLTWIKMVTATVLGHPCIEKSEANTFQSLASQETGTSSLLHSVTSASLNSPVSSSVRESLSSQETGTSSLLHLVTSASLNSPAPSSVREPLLSQETRTSSLLQLVTSASLNSPVSSSVRESLSSQETGTSSLLQLVTSASLNSPVSSSVRESLSSQETGTSSLLQLVTSASLNSPVSSSVRESLSSQETGTSSLLQLVTSASLNSPASSSVREPLTHLITQNISIQTMGSTESSSNPPSANTNATHGPSSSTMPTATLESTSSSTVSTKSMMITNKLNGTVNSQTSGSMSWSTFEPMSTTRHRPTESTAFSKISESSLANATTSHAAMKSITNTIKTIPTSLTAVPKINGITGTTSRVKQSVTTAQSTNSKAHVGTGITLDIMVLTMLVPLVV; translated from the coding sequence ATGGACTGTTTCACTTTATCCAGTTGCTTCTTGGCCCTTTTGTGCATCCTACCTTCAAATACAGCGACCTGTCCTTCAGGGTGCTCATGCAAACACAACGACAGGTATGTAGACTGCTCAGGCAAAGGCTTAACAGAGCTTCCCGAGAATATCCAGGACAACATAATATCCCTAAACATTTCCAACAATGGCATTAAGGATCTTGGTGATAAGTTGAAAACTTTCATCAACCTGAGGTACCTCAACATGTCCAACAATCTGCTCACTCATATGCCAACTGAGTTTCCACGGGCGCTTTGGGAAATCTACGCCGCCAGTAACAGAATCAAAATACTGAAGAAGGAAGACACCGCCACTCAGTGGAACCTGAGAATTCTGGATGTGTCTAACAATTTGATTGAAAGGGCTTTTCTAATTAACAACACATTAAATAGCCTCACATTCCTCAACTTCAGTGGAAATAGATTCTGGACAGTCCCAACCAACATGCCCTACAACTTAGAGACTTTAGATCTATCTCACAACAATTTGCTCAATATAATCCCTGATACTTTTCATCAAGGTGGACTCTCAAAATTGTACCTGAATAACAATTCTTTCACGTTTATTCCAAATGGGACTTTTGATCAACTCATTAACTTGCGGCTGATCACACTATATGGAAATTTGTGGGAATGCAACTCTCGGAACAGTCTATTTTATCTGCTAACATGGATAAAGATGGTGACAGCTACCGTCCTTGGACATCCATGTATTGAGAAGAGTGAAGCAAATACGTTCCAATCTTTAGCTAGTCAAGAGACTGGAACTTCATCCCTCTTACACTCAGTTACCAGTGCTAGTTTGAATTCACCTGTTTCAAGTTCTGTTCGTGAATCTCTATCAAGTCAAGAGACTGGAACTTCATCCCTCTTACACTTAGTTACCAGTGCTAGTTTGAATTCGCCTGCACCAAGCTCTGTTCgtgaacctctattaagtcaagaAACTAGAACTTCATCCCTCTTACAGTTAGTTACCAGTGCTAGTTTGAATTCACCTGTATCAAGCTCTGTTCGTGAATCTCTATCAAGTCAAGAAACTGGAACTTCATCCCTCTTGCAGTTAGTTACCAGTGCTAGTTTGAATTCACCTGTATCAAGCTCTGTTCGTGAATCTCTATCAAGTCAAGAAACTGGAACTTCATCCCTCTTGCAGTTAGTTACCAGTGCTAGTTTGAATTCACCTGTATCAAGCTCTGTTCGTGAATCTCTATCAAGTCAAGAAACTGGAACTTCATCCCTCTTGCAGTTAGTTACCAGTGCTAGTTTGAATTCACCTGCATCAAGCTCTGTTCGTGAACCTCTAACACACCTCATAACCCAAAACATCTCCATTCAAACAATGGGTAGCACTGAAAGTTCAAGTAATCCCCCGAGTGCTAATACTAATGCAACTCATGGGCCTTCATCATCCACAATGCCCACGGCAACTCTCGAATCCACCTCCAGCagcacagtctcaaccaagtccaTGATGATAACCAACAAATTGAATGGAACTGTGAATAGCCAGACCAGTGGATCAATGTCATGGTCGACCTTTGAGCCAATGTCCACTACAAGGCACAGGCCAACTGAATCCACTGCATTCTCAAAAATCTCTGAGTCTAGTCTCGCCAATGCAACCACTTCTCATGCTGCAATGAAAAGCATCACAAATACCATCAAGACTATTCCTACCAGTCTGACTGCTGTGCCAAAGATCAATGGAATCACTGGAACAACAAGTCGCGTGAAGCAAAGTGTGACAACAGCACAAAGCACAAACTCAAAAGCACATGTAGGCACAGGGATAACCCTCGACATCATGGTTCTCACCATGCTGGTACCACTGGTCGTTTAG